One window of Paroedura picta isolate Pp20150507F chromosome 2, Ppicta_v3.0, whole genome shotgun sequence genomic DNA carries:
- the LRFN5 gene encoding leucine-rich repeat and fibronectin type-III domain-containing protein 5 isoform X1 has protein sequence MEKLLLCLLLIGFVVKAQICPKRCVCQILSPNLATLCAKKGLLFVPPNIDRRTVELRLADNFVTSIKRKDFANMTSLVDLTLSRNTISFITPHAFADLRNLRALHLNSNRLSKITHDMLSGLSNLHHLILNNNQLTLISSTAFDDLLALEELDLSYNNLETIPWDAVEKMVSLHTLSLDHNMMDNIPKGTFSHLHKMTRLDVTSNKLQKLPPDPLFQRAQVLATSGIISPSTFALSFGGNPLHCNCELLWLRRLSREDDLETCASPPLLSGRYFWSVPEEEFLCEPPLITRHTHELRVLEGQRAILRCKARGDPEPAIHWISPEGKLISNATRSLVYDNGTLDIHITTMKDTGAFTCIASNPAGEATQSVDLHIIKLPHILNSTNHIHEPDPGSSDISTSTKAGSNGSSSGGGSSSSGSNGEVKVSPDKKVVVAEATSSTALLKFHFQRNIPGIRMFQIQYNGTYDDSLVYRMIPPTSKTFLVNNLAAGTTYDLCVLAIYDDGITSLTATRVVGCLQFTTEQDYVRCHFMQSQFLGGTMIIIIGGIIVASVLVFIIILMIRYKVCNNGGHHKAAKVSNVYSQTNGAQGQGCGGGPVPPSGSKQAVGHEDSLQCCKGSSDGVAPSSDACCSQDSSAATSTLPPHAWTPGPSASQKLKRKPMPKVGSEPPPPSDGAAPSLEAQNTNRNNSTALQLAGRPSDWAPGPPLYKRAQVQPSKFLTLPADPSRAKRRYSLNGALVGDPWDLSSPAPGAFWSKRSWSMSGMLAQTDGSRGGRGQAPFPSAEWILESTV, from the exons ATGGAAAAACTGCTCCTGTGCCTGCTGCTCATTGGCTTCGTGGTGAAGGCCCAGATCTGTCCCAAGCGCTGCGTGTGCCAGATCCTCTCCCCGAACCTCGCGACCCTTTGTGCCAAGAAAGGGCTGCTCTTTGTCCCGCCCAACATTGACCGGCGGACGGTGGAGCTGCGGCTGGCGGACAACTTTGTGACCAGCATCAAGCGGAAGGATTTTGCCAACATGACCAGCCTGGTGGACCTGACGCTCTCGCGGAACACCATCAGCTTCATCACCCCCCACGCCTTTGCGGACCTGCGCAACCTCCGGGCTCTGCACCTGAACAGCAACCGGCTGTCCAAGATCACCCACGACATGCTCAGCGGGCTCTCCAACCTGCACCACCTGATCCTGAACAACAATCAGCTCACGCTGATCTCCTCCACGGCCTTCGACGACCTCTTGGCCCTGGAGGAGCTGGACCTGTCGTACAACAACCTGGAAACGATCCCCTGGGACGCGGTGGAGAAGATGGTCAGCCTGCACACCCTGAGCCTGGACCACAACATGATGGACAACATCCCCAAGGGGACCTTCTCCCACCTCCACAAGATGACCCGGCTGGACGTCACGTCCAACAAGCTGCAGAAGCTGCCCCCGGACCCCCTCTTCCAGCGAGCCCAGGTCCTGGCCACCTCGGGCATCATCAGCCCGTCCACCTTTGCCCTGAGCTTCGGCGGGAACCCCCTGCACTGCAACTGCGAGCTCCTGTGGCTCCGGCGCCTCTCCAGGGAGGACGACCTGGAGACGTGCGCCTCTCCCCCGCTCCTGTCCGGCCGCTACTTCTGGTCGGTCCCGGAGGAGGAGTTCCTGTGCGAGCCCCCCCTCATCACGCGGCACACCCACGAGCTGCGGGTGCTGGAGGGCCAGAGGGCCATCCTGCGCTGCAAGGCCCGGGGGGACCCGGAGCCCGCCATCCACTGGATCTCCCCCGAAGGCAAGCTCATCTCCAACGCCACCCGCTCCCTGGTGTACGACAACGGGACGCTGGACATCCACATCACCACCATGAAGGACACCGGGGCGTTCACCTGCATCGCCTCCAACCCGGCGGGGGAGGCCACGCAGTCCGTGGATCTGCACATCATCAAGCTGCCTCACATCCTGAACAGCACGAACCACATCCACGAGCCGGACCCCGGCTCCTCGGACATCTCCACCTCCACCAAGGCCGGCTCcaacggcagcagcagcggcggcggcagcagcagcagcggcagcaacgGGGAGGTCAAAGTCAGTCCGGACAAGAAGGTGGTGGTGGCGGAGGCCACGTCCTCCACCGCCCTGCTCAAGTTTCACTTCCAAAGGAATATTCCCGGGATCCGGATGTTCCAGATCCAGTACAATGGGACCTACGACGACTCGCTGGTGTACAG AATGATCCCTCCCACGAGCAAGACCTTCCTGGTGAACAACCTGGCCGCGGGGACCACGTACGACTTGTGCGTCTTGGCGATCTACGACGACGGCATCACCTCGCTGACGGCCACGCGCGTGGTGGGCTGCCTCCAGTTCACGACGGAACAGGACTACGTGCGCTGCCACTTCATGCAGTCCCAGTTCCTGGGGGGGACCATGATCATCATCATCGGGGGCATCATCGTGGCCTCCGTCCTGgtcttcatcatcatcctcatgaTCCGCTACAAGGTCTGCAACAACGGCGGGCACCACAAGGCCGCCAAGGTCAGCAACGTCTACTCCCAGACCAACGGGGCCCAGGGCCAGGGCTGCGGAGGCGGCCCCGTGCCCCCGTCGGGCTCCAAGCAGGCGGTGGGCCACGAGGACAGCCTGCAGTGCTGCAAGGGCAGCAGCGACGGAGTGGCGCCGTCGTCGGACGCTTGCTGCAGCCAAGACTCTTCCGCCGCTACCTCCACTTTGCCGCCTCACGCGTGGACTCCAGGCCCTTCCGCTTCCCAGAAGCTGAAGCGGAAGCCCATGCCCAAAGTGGGCAGTGAGCCGCCGCCCCCCAGCGATGGCGCCGCCCCCAGCCTGGAGGCCCAGAACACTAACCGCAACAACTCCACGGCCCTGCAGCTGGCCGGCCGGCCCTCGGACTGGGCCCCGGGGCCCCCCCTGTACAAAAGAGCACAAGTCCAGCCCAGTAAGTTCCTCACCTTGCCGGCTGACCCCTCGCGGGCCAAGCGGCGCTACTCCCTGAACGGAGCGCTCGTGGGAGACCCCTGGGACCTCAGCTCCCCGGCCCCGGGGGCCTTCTGGTCTAAGCGGAGCTGGTCCATGAGCGGGATGCTCGCGCAGACGGACGGCTCCCGGGGGGGGCGCGGCCAAGCTCCCTTCCCCAGCGCAGAGTGGATATTGGAGAGCACCGTGTGA
- the LRFN5 gene encoding leucine-rich repeat and fibronectin type-III domain-containing protein 5 isoform X2: MEKLLLCLLLIGFVVKAQICPKRCVCQILSPNLATLCAKKGLLFVPPNIDRRTVELRLADNFVTSIKRKDFANMTSLVDLTLSRNTISFITPHAFADLRNLRALHLNSNRLSKITHDMLSGLSNLHHLILNNNQLTLISSTAFDDLLALEELDLSYNNLETIPWDAVEKMVSLHTLSLDHNMMDNIPKGTFSHLHKMTRLDVTSNKLQKLPPDPLFQRAQVLATSGIISPSTFALSFGGNPLHCNCELLWLRRLSREDDLETCASPPLLSGRYFWSVPEEEFLCEPPLITRHTHELRVLEGQRAILRCKARGDPEPAIHWISPEGKLISNATRSLVYDNGTLDIHITTMKDTGAFTCIASNPAGEATQSVDLHIIKLPHILNSTNHIHEPDPGSSDISTSTKAGSNGSSSGGGSSSSGSNGEVKVSPDKKVVVAEATSSTALLKFHFQRNIPGIRMFQIQYNGTYDDSLVYRMIPPTSKTFLVNNLAAGTTYDLCVLAIYDDGITSLTATRVVGCLQFTTEQDYVRCHFMQSQFLGGTMIIIIGGIIVASVLVFIIILMIRYKVCNNGGHHKAAKVSNVYSQTNGAQGQGCGGGPVPPSGSKQAVGHEDSLQCCKGSSDGVAPSSDACCSQDSSAATSTLPPHAWTPGPSASQKLKRKPMPKVGSEPPPPSDGAAPSLEAQNTNRNNSTALQLAGRPSDWAPGPPLYKRAQVQPRLAS; encoded by the exons ATGGAAAAACTGCTCCTGTGCCTGCTGCTCATTGGCTTCGTGGTGAAGGCCCAGATCTGTCCCAAGCGCTGCGTGTGCCAGATCCTCTCCCCGAACCTCGCGACCCTTTGTGCCAAGAAAGGGCTGCTCTTTGTCCCGCCCAACATTGACCGGCGGACGGTGGAGCTGCGGCTGGCGGACAACTTTGTGACCAGCATCAAGCGGAAGGATTTTGCCAACATGACCAGCCTGGTGGACCTGACGCTCTCGCGGAACACCATCAGCTTCATCACCCCCCACGCCTTTGCGGACCTGCGCAACCTCCGGGCTCTGCACCTGAACAGCAACCGGCTGTCCAAGATCACCCACGACATGCTCAGCGGGCTCTCCAACCTGCACCACCTGATCCTGAACAACAATCAGCTCACGCTGATCTCCTCCACGGCCTTCGACGACCTCTTGGCCCTGGAGGAGCTGGACCTGTCGTACAACAACCTGGAAACGATCCCCTGGGACGCGGTGGAGAAGATGGTCAGCCTGCACACCCTGAGCCTGGACCACAACATGATGGACAACATCCCCAAGGGGACCTTCTCCCACCTCCACAAGATGACCCGGCTGGACGTCACGTCCAACAAGCTGCAGAAGCTGCCCCCGGACCCCCTCTTCCAGCGAGCCCAGGTCCTGGCCACCTCGGGCATCATCAGCCCGTCCACCTTTGCCCTGAGCTTCGGCGGGAACCCCCTGCACTGCAACTGCGAGCTCCTGTGGCTCCGGCGCCTCTCCAGGGAGGACGACCTGGAGACGTGCGCCTCTCCCCCGCTCCTGTCCGGCCGCTACTTCTGGTCGGTCCCGGAGGAGGAGTTCCTGTGCGAGCCCCCCCTCATCACGCGGCACACCCACGAGCTGCGGGTGCTGGAGGGCCAGAGGGCCATCCTGCGCTGCAAGGCCCGGGGGGACCCGGAGCCCGCCATCCACTGGATCTCCCCCGAAGGCAAGCTCATCTCCAACGCCACCCGCTCCCTGGTGTACGACAACGGGACGCTGGACATCCACATCACCACCATGAAGGACACCGGGGCGTTCACCTGCATCGCCTCCAACCCGGCGGGGGAGGCCACGCAGTCCGTGGATCTGCACATCATCAAGCTGCCTCACATCCTGAACAGCACGAACCACATCCACGAGCCGGACCCCGGCTCCTCGGACATCTCCACCTCCACCAAGGCCGGCTCcaacggcagcagcagcggcggcggcagcagcagcagcggcagcaacgGGGAGGTCAAAGTCAGTCCGGACAAGAAGGTGGTGGTGGCGGAGGCCACGTCCTCCACCGCCCTGCTCAAGTTTCACTTCCAAAGGAATATTCCCGGGATCCGGATGTTCCAGATCCAGTACAATGGGACCTACGACGACTCGCTGGTGTACAG AATGATCCCTCCCACGAGCAAGACCTTCCTGGTGAACAACCTGGCCGCGGGGACCACGTACGACTTGTGCGTCTTGGCGATCTACGACGACGGCATCACCTCGCTGACGGCCACGCGCGTGGTGGGCTGCCTCCAGTTCACGACGGAACAGGACTACGTGCGCTGCCACTTCATGCAGTCCCAGTTCCTGGGGGGGACCATGATCATCATCATCGGGGGCATCATCGTGGCCTCCGTCCTGgtcttcatcatcatcctcatgaTCCGCTACAAGGTCTGCAACAACGGCGGGCACCACAAGGCCGCCAAGGTCAGCAACGTCTACTCCCAGACCAACGGGGCCCAGGGCCAGGGCTGCGGAGGCGGCCCCGTGCCCCCGTCGGGCTCCAAGCAGGCGGTGGGCCACGAGGACAGCCTGCAGTGCTGCAAGGGCAGCAGCGACGGAGTGGCGCCGTCGTCGGACGCTTGCTGCAGCCAAGACTCTTCCGCCGCTACCTCCACTTTGCCGCCTCACGCGTGGACTCCAGGCCCTTCCGCTTCCCAGAAGCTGAAGCGGAAGCCCATGCCCAAAGTGGGCAGTGAGCCGCCGCCCCCCAGCGATGGCGCCGCCCCCAGCCTGGAGGCCCAGAACACTAACCGCAACAACTCCACGGCCCTGCAGCTGGCCGGCCGGCCCTCGGACTGGGCCCCGGGGCCCCCCCTGTACAAAAGAGCACAAGTCCAGCCCA